One Gammaproteobacteria bacterium DNA window includes the following coding sequences:
- a CDS encoding succinylglutamate desuccinylase/aspartoacylase family protein — protein sequence MSEPLVIQRRNVVPGSRVTLELPLAQLYTHTPLTLPVHIVRGRTDGPRLFVCAAIHGDELNGVEIIRRLLRHASLRRLRGTLLAIPIVNVYGVIQHTRYLPDRRDLNRAFPGQGGGSLTARLAHLFMNEIVEKCTHGIDLHTGAIHRINLPQIRADMEDEITARLAHSFGVPVIINADVRDGSLREAAAEHGVTMLLYEAGEALRFDELSISAGVRGILNVMRELGMLAGKLRTQTTEPFVARTSAWVRAPTSGILRAIVPLGAHIKRHDVMGYIADPFGEAEIEVRAPSGGIVIGRTNIPLVHEGEALFHVARFEDLKGVAQQVESFQIEQAEALYVAEVPPMV from the coding sequence ATGTCTGAGCCTTTAGTTATCCAGCGCCGCAACGTGGTGCCGGGCAGCCGGGTAACCCTGGAACTGCCGCTGGCGCAACTGTATACGCACACCCCGCTGACCCTGCCGGTGCACATCGTGCGCGGGCGCACGGATGGACCACGGTTGTTCGTGTGCGCCGCGATCCACGGCGACGAACTGAACGGTGTGGAGATCATCCGGCGGCTGCTGCGTCACGCCAGCCTCCGCCGGCTACGCGGCACCCTGCTCGCGATTCCTATCGTGAACGTCTATGGCGTCATTCAACATACACGCTATCTGCCAGATCGGCGTGATCTCAACCGCGCGTTCCCCGGCCAGGGAGGCGGTTCGCTGACCGCGCGTCTCGCGCATCTGTTCATGAACGAGATTGTCGAAAAATGTACGCACGGCATCGACCTGCACACCGGCGCGATCCACCGTATCAACCTGCCGCAGATACGCGCCGACATGGAGGACGAGATCACCGCGCGTCTGGCCCACTCTTTTGGCGTGCCGGTGATCATCAACGCCGACGTGCGTGACGGATCGCTGCGCGAAGCGGCCGCGGAACACGGCGTAACCATGCTGCTTTACGAGGCCGGCGAGGCGCTTCGCTTCGACGAACTCTCCATCAGCGCCGGCGTGCGCGGTATTCTAAACGTCATGCGCGAACTCGGCATGCTGGCCGGCAAGCTTCGCACCCAAACCACCGAGCCTTTCGTTGCGCGCACCAGCGCCTGGGTACGCGCGCCAACAAGCGGTATCCTGCGCGCGATTGTGCCCCTGGGCGCGCATATCAAGCGGCACGACGTGATGGGCTACATCGCGGACCCATTCGGAGAAGCGGAAATCGAGGTGCGTGCGCCATCTGGCGGCATCGTCATCGGACGCACCAACATTCCGCTGGTGCACGAAGGGGAGGCGCTGTTCCATGTGGCGCGATTCGAAGACCTAAAAGGCGTCGCGCAGCAGGTGGAATCGTTTCAAATCGAACAGGCCGAGGCGTTGTATGTGGCCGAAGTTCCACCAATGGTATAA